The following DNA comes from Deinococcus cellulosilyticus NBRC 106333 = KACC 11606.
CTGGTTGCTGCACTTGCTGTGGGCTGGGTGATGTGGGGGATTTACCAGAGCATCAAGGGAGCCGTGGGATTCCCTTTGCTTTTTTAGGTGCAGCAGAGCTCTAAACTGGAGTTCTGTGTCTTTGCAATTTGAACCTTCTCTGTTAAACTGCTTCCCATGAAGGCACCTGCACAATCCCCAGACATCAGACTGTGCACTGTGACCACCACAACCCCTACCGCTTAGGCGGTAGACTTTTTATTTCCCCCACCACAGAAGAATAGAAGCCAGCGGTTGTCAGGGTGAGTTTGCATCCCAGACACCTGAAGCCCGTAGAATGGACTGCTGAAAGACTGACATCCACACAGTCCCTGATTCTGAAAGGTCGTGACCCATGCACGTTGTGCTCCCCGATGGAAAAAAACTGGAATTTGACCATGCCGCAAATGGTCTGGAGGTGGCTGCGGCCATCGGTCCCAGACTGGCGCAGGATGCTGTTGCCATCAAGGTTCAGGGTGAACTGAAAGACCTGCTCTCCCCTCTTGAAGATGGTGCCGATGTCAGCATCGTCACCAAGAAGAACATCGAGGAAATCCCTGGCTTCTTCCGCCACACCCTGGCCCACGTGATGGCCCAGGCGGTGCGCGAGTTTTATGGTGCCCGTGGTCATGAAGCAAACACCATCAAGATGGGTGTGGGACCCGCCATCGAGAACGGCTTTTACTATGACTTCGATCTTCCCGAACCCCTGAGGGCAGAAGACCTTCCCGAAATCGAGAAGATCATGAACGACATCATCACCCGCGACCTGAAACTGTCCCGCAAGGAAGTGACTCGCGCTGAGGCCCTGCAGGAATTCGGGTATGACCCTTACAAGGTCGAACTGATCAACGACCTTCCCGAAGACGAAGTGCTGACCTTCTACGTGCAGGAGGGTTTCACGGACCTTTGCCGTGGCCCTCACGTGCCCAGAACGGGCGTGATTCCCCGTCACTTCAAGCTGATGTCCACCAGTGGGGCGTACTGGAGGGGCAGCGAAAAGAACCCCATGATGCAGCGCGTCTACGGGGTGGCTTTCGGGACCAAACAGGAACTCGACAATTACCTGCACATGCTGGAAGAGGCCAAGCGCCGCGACCACCGCAAGATCGGCAAGGACCTGGAACTGTTCTTCACCAGTGAAGTGATCGGTCCGGGTCTCCCCCTGTGGCTTCCCAACGGGGCCACCATCCGCCGTGAACTGGAACGCTTCATTGTGGATCTGGAGCTGCGTCAGGGCTACCAGCACGTGTACACCCCCCAGATGGCCAAGACCGAGCTTTACAAGATCTCGGGGCACTGGGACCACTACCAGGAGGACATGTTCCCGGTGATGAAGATCGACCAGGAAGAACTGGTGCTTCGCCCGATGAACTGCCCCCACCACATCCAGATCTACAAGCACACCCAGCGTTCCTACCGGGACCTCCCCATCAAGATTGCCGAACTCGGGACCATGTACCGCTTCGAGCAGTCTGGAGAACTCACCGGTCTGAGCCGCGTACGCTCCATGACCCTGAATGACGCCCACATCTTTGTGCGCCCCGACCAGATCCAGGCGGAATTCAAGAAAGTCGTGGAACTGGTGCGTGACGTGTACGAGATTCTGGGTTTCAAGGAGTACAAGTGGAGGCTGTCCCTGCGCGATCCAGAAGACACCGAAAAGTACTTCCAGGACGATGAAATGTGGAACAGCGCCGAGGCACAGCTCCGTCAGGCCCTGGACGACATGGGTCTCGAATACTACGAGTCTCCCGGCGACGCAGCCTTCTATGGCCCCAAGCTGGACGTGCAGGTGAAGAGTGCCCTGGGCAAGGACGAGACCATTTCCACCGTTCAGCTGGACTTCCTGCTGCCCCAGAAGTTTGAACTCGAATACGTGAACGAGGAATCGGGCCGCTCCAGACCCGTGATGATCCACCGGGGCATCATCTCAACGATGGAACGCATGACCGCCTTCCTGATCGAGAACTGCGCCGGAGATTTCCCCTTCTGGCTTGCCCCCGAGCAGGTTCGCGTGGTCCCCATCGCAGACCGTCACCTCGAATACGCCCAGCAGGTCGAGGCAGAGCTGCGCAAGCACGACCTCCGCGCAAAAGTGGACGATGGCGGCGAACGCATGAACGCCAAGATCCGCAACGCTGAACTCCGCAAGGTGCCCTTCGTGCTGATCG
Coding sequences within:
- the thrS gene encoding threonine--tRNA ligase translates to MHVVLPDGKKLEFDHAANGLEVAAAIGPRLAQDAVAIKVQGELKDLLSPLEDGADVSIVTKKNIEEIPGFFRHTLAHVMAQAVREFYGARGHEANTIKMGVGPAIENGFYYDFDLPEPLRAEDLPEIEKIMNDIITRDLKLSRKEVTRAEALQEFGYDPYKVELINDLPEDEVLTFYVQEGFTDLCRGPHVPRTGVIPRHFKLMSTSGAYWRGSEKNPMMQRVYGVAFGTKQELDNYLHMLEEAKRRDHRKIGKDLELFFTSEVIGPGLPLWLPNGATIRRELERFIVDLELRQGYQHVYTPQMAKTELYKISGHWDHYQEDMFPVMKIDQEELVLRPMNCPHHIQIYKHTQRSYRDLPIKIAELGTMYRFEQSGELTGLSRVRSMTLNDAHIFVRPDQIQAEFKKVVELVRDVYEILGFKEYKWRLSLRDPEDTEKYFQDDEMWNSAEAQLRQALDDMGLEYYESPGDAAFYGPKLDVQVKSALGKDETISTVQLDFLLPQKFELEYVNEESGRSRPVMIHRGIISTMERMTAFLIENCAGDFPFWLAPEQVRVVPIADRHLEYAQQVEAELRKHDLRAKVDDGGERMNAKIRNAELRKVPFVLIVGDQEAEKQELSVRERHKGERKNVPLAELVQELAGRYRNRTL